The Streptomyces armeniacus genomic interval GCCCCGGCCCCCTCTTGTCGTCGGCGACTGCTTCGTCCTATCGTCGAGATGTATCGCGGCGATACATCAGGCCGGTACATCGGCCCGCTATACCGCTCGGTACACGCCACCCGGTACACCGGTACGGGGTCGTACGGCACTCGGCACGCGGGAGGTGAGGACCGGGCAATGAGCAGACGTTCCGGCATCCTCGAGTTCGCCGTCCTCGGCCTGCTCCGCGAGTCCCCGATGCACGGGTACGAGTTGCGCAAGCGGCTCAACACCTCGCTGGGCGTCTTCCGGGCGTTCAGCTACGGCTCCCTCTATCCGTGCCTCAAGACGCTTGTCCAGCAGGGCTGGTTGATCGAGGAATCCGGAAATCCGCCCGAGGATCCCCTCGCGGCACCGCTCTCCGGACGCCGGGCGAAGATCGTCTACAGGCTGACGGCCGAGGGCAAGGAGCACTTCGAGGAGCTCCTCGCCCAGACCGGCCCCGACGCGTGGGAGGACGAGCACTTCGGCATCCGTTTCGCGTTCTTCGGCCAGACCTCGCGGGACGTACGGGTGCGGGTGCTGGAAGGCCGCCGCAGCCGGCTCGAGGAGCGGCTCGCGAAGATGCGGGCCTCCCTGGCGCGCACCCGCGAGCGGCTGGACGACTACACCCTCGAACTGCAGCGCCACGGCATGGAGTCCGTGGAGCGCGAGGTCCGCTGGCTCAACGAGCTGATCGAGAGCGAGCGGGCAGGGCGCGACCGGCGCCCCGAAGCGCCGGAAGAGCGCAGGCCAGAAGAGACGGGCGGGCAGCCCCGGCACCGGGAAGGCACCCCGCCGGATCCGTCCGATGACACCAACTGAGCCCGCATTCGGCGGGCTCATCTAGCACACAGGGAGCAACCGGAATGGGTTCGGTTCGCGTAGCCATTGTCGGCGTGGGCAACTGCGCCGCCTCGCTGGTACAGGGCGTCGAGTACTACAAGGACGCCGACCCGGACAGCAAGGTCCCGGGCCTCATGCACGTCCAGTTCGGCGAATACCACGTGCGCGACATCGAGTTCGTCGCCGCCTTCGACGTGGACGCCAAGAAGGTCGGCCTCGATCTGGCCGACGCCATCGGCGCGAGCGAGAACAACACCA includes:
- a CDS encoding PadR family transcriptional regulator — protein: MSRRSGILEFAVLGLLRESPMHGYELRKRLNTSLGVFRAFSYGSLYPCLKTLVQQGWLIEESGNPPEDPLAAPLSGRRAKIVYRLTAEGKEHFEELLAQTGPDAWEDEHFGIRFAFFGQTSRDVRVRVLEGRRSRLEERLAKMRASLARTRERLDDYTLELQRHGMESVEREVRWLNELIESERAGRDRRPEAPEERRPEETGGQPRHREGTPPDPSDDTN